One Qiania dongpingensis genomic window carries:
- a CDS encoding FtsX-like permease family protein, translating into MNIVSKVTVKHLRQNRKRTAVTILGIMLSVALITAISAFAESFLDMMRQSEIVQDGEWHVQFYDVDKEKLPAIEEDGHVDKASVVTTVGTASLPDGENEYKPYLLVQGFDPTAMEEFPTTLMEGRYPESADEIVLPEHLKSNGGVEWKVGDTIQLEMGTRVIHDQDGDREAPAYYGLEPDETLEDTHPASYKVVGIIERPHFESYNQASYTAITYLDTSSLDGTEKLDVSVKVKSLNKGLYSWADGLAASLDVECGYNTSLLSYYLLSGNNTIVSMLTRVKWVMMLIVAAGSVAVIYSSFSISISERSRYLGMLASVGATKKQKRNSVFTEAVILGAIGIPLGLLLGFAGVFVTTQCIQGLVNGMYGMEGVTMQVIVSWPGILGAVILAAATILISAWIPARRASRITPVEAIRQNKDVKLSAKQVKTSKLTRALFGFEGELALKNLKRNKKRYRATVLSLVFSIALYLSVASFTAYLKGAYRMQLGVDSSKTPDISVTLYPDEEEDQENGNDEKIEQIRSMGNITEFASAVNVSFSYYLDDGNALTEEVRKKLEEGGNLEAAGEDVGPYVIGVRLIGMDDASLKEFAARTGADEEQLFDASKNGVILINKRSDVTNGRSSWKESWNLKTGDSVSGSFFKTEGGDGAGDYKESLGRLGFTVAGITDQLPLGGYYDSDFNSMCMYTTVENAVRIGNELYGADWTNASQVYLRTDDHDALRAELKNMADEGKNIYVYSLVEEQKTINDMLLLVNVFVYGFIILTALICVTSIFNTISTSMALRRREYAMLKSVGMDPARFGRMVAYESIFYGLKALLYGLPIGLILMYGIYLSIASAIATGFYIIWGQVAIAVVCVMAVVGLTMWYSSRKIKKANIVDVLKDENI; encoded by the coding sequence ATGAACATTGTAAGTAAAGTGACCGTAAAGCATCTGCGGCAGAACCGGAAAAGGACGGCGGTGACGATTCTGGGCATTATGCTGTCGGTGGCGTTGATCACCGCCATTTCTGCGTTTGCGGAATCTTTTCTGGATATGATGCGGCAGAGTGAAATCGTTCAGGACGGAGAGTGGCATGTGCAGTTTTATGACGTGGATAAGGAAAAGCTTCCTGCCATAGAAGAGGATGGACATGTGGATAAGGCTTCCGTTGTCACTACTGTGGGAACAGCGTCTCTGCCGGACGGAGAGAACGAATACAAGCCGTATCTTTTGGTACAGGGATTTGATCCTACGGCGATGGAAGAGTTCCCGACTACGCTTATGGAAGGAAGATATCCGGAATCCGCAGATGAGATCGTGCTGCCAGAACACCTTAAAAGCAATGGAGGCGTTGAATGGAAGGTGGGGGACACCATTCAGCTGGAGATGGGGACCAGAGTCATCCACGATCAGGACGGGGACCGGGAAGCGCCGGCCTACTATGGATTGGAGCCGGATGAAACACTGGAGGATACGCATCCCGCGTCTTATAAGGTGGTTGGGATCATCGAGCGCCCCCACTTTGAAAGTTATAATCAGGCCTCTTATACAGCCATCACATATCTGGATACTTCGTCACTTGACGGGACAGAAAAGCTGGATGTGTCCGTCAAAGTGAAAAGCCTGAATAAAGGCCTTTACAGCTGGGCTGACGGGCTTGCGGCGTCTTTGGATGTGGAATGTGGGTACAATACGTCTCTTCTTTCCTATTACCTGCTTTCCGGCAATAATACAATCGTGAGCATGCTGACCAGAGTAAAATGGGTCATGATGTTAATCGTGGCCGCCGGCTCTGTCGCAGTCATTTACAGCTCTTTTTCGATATCCATTTCGGAACGAAGCAGGTATCTTGGCATGCTGGCCAGTGTGGGGGCGACTAAAAAACAGAAACGAAATTCGGTATTTACTGAGGCGGTCATTTTGGGAGCAATAGGGATTCCCCTTGGACTTCTTCTGGGCTTTGCCGGCGTCTTTGTGACGACACAGTGCATCCAGGGGCTGGTGAACGGGATGTATGGCATGGAAGGAGTGACCATGCAGGTGATCGTCTCCTGGCCGGGCATCCTGGGCGCGGTGATCCTGGCGGCGGCGACGATCCTTATATCTGCCTGGATCCCGGCCCGGCGCGCGTCCAGGATCACTCCTGTGGAGGCCATCCGCCAGAATAAAGATGTGAAGCTGAGTGCGAAACAGGTGAAGACCTCAAAGCTTACCAGAGCGCTGTTTGGATTTGAGGGAGAGCTTGCCCTCAAAAATCTGAAAAGAAATAAAAAGCGTTACCGCGCTACGGTCCTTTCTCTGGTATTCAGCATTGCCCTTTATCTGAGCGTGGCATCCTTTACGGCATATCTGAAGGGTGCCTACCGGATGCAGCTGGGGGTGGACTCTTCGAAGACGCCGGACATTTCCGTGACTCTTTACCCGGATGAGGAGGAAGATCAGGAGAACGGCAATGACGAGAAGATAGAGCAGATACGCAGTATGGGAAATATCACAGAGTTCGCTTCGGCGGTCAACGTTTCCTTCAGCTATTATCTGGATGACGGAAATGCACTCACAGAAGAAGTAAGGAAGAAGCTGGAGGAGGGAGGAAATCTGGAAGCCGCCGGTGAAGATGTGGGGCCTTATGTGATAGGCGTCCGTCTTATAGGAATGGACGATGCCAGTCTCAAGGAATTTGCCGCACGGACGGGAGCGGATGAAGAGCAGCTCTTCGACGCCTCGAAGAACGGCGTGATCCTGATAAACAAAAGGAGCGATGTGACAAATGGCAGATCATCCTGGAAAGAAAGCTGGAACTTAAAGACAGGGGATTCCGTATCCGGTTCCTTTTTCAAGACGGAAGGAGGCGACGGAGCGGGGGACTATAAGGAATCACTGGGACGTTTAGGATTCACTGTGGCCGGAATCACAGACCAGCTGCCGTTAGGAGGATATTATGATTCTGATTTCAATAGTATGTGTATGTATACAACTGTGGAAAATGCCGTAAGAATTGGAAACGAACTGTATGGAGCAGACTGGACAAACGCATCTCAGGTATACTTGAGAACAGATGATCATGACGCGCTGAGGGCAGAGCTCAAGAACATGGCGGACGAAGGCAAGAATATATACGTCTACAGCCTTGTGGAGGAGCAGAAGACGATCAATGACATGCTTCTTTTGGTCAACGTATTTGTATATGGTTTTATCATCCTGACCGCTCTTATCTGCGTCACCAGTATATTTAATACCATATCCACCAGTATGGCTCTCCGGAGGAGAGAATACGCGATGCTCAAATCGGTCGGCATGGATCCGGCGCGGTTTGGCCGGATGGTCGCCTATGAAAGTATATTTTACGGCCTAAAGGCACTGCTTTACGGACTGCCGATAGGACTGATCCTGATGTACGGCATCTACTTGAGCATAGCCAGCGCCATAGCCACGGGATTCTATATCATTTGGGGCCAGGTGGCAATCGCGGTAGTGTGCGTAATGGCGGTGGTGGGACTCACCATGTGGTATTCTTCGAGAAAAATCAAAAAAGCAAATATTGTAGATGTCCTCAAGGATGAAAATATCTGA
- a CDS encoding ABC transporter ATP-binding protein: MEVLRVENLCKTYGLGDTRVDALRNVSFSVDKGEFVAIIGPSGSGKSTLLHILGGVDRPSSGQVVIDGTPIYDLNETKMAIFRRRQIGLIYQFYNLLPVLNVRENLTLPLLLDGQKPDEKYLNELTRVLGLKERMNHLPNQLSGGQQQRVSIGRALINHPALVLADEPTGNLDSKNSAEIVELLKESNRQYHQTLIIITHDERIALQADRVISIEDGRISGDQWQTGRQSQAREASWRQGVRA, translated from the coding sequence ATGGAAGTATTACGGGTTGAGAACTTATGCAAGACATACGGTTTGGGAGACACCAGGGTAGACGCTCTGAGAAATGTGTCATTTTCGGTGGACAAAGGTGAATTCGTAGCCATTATCGGGCCGTCCGGCTCTGGAAAGTCCACGCTTCTTCATATCCTGGGAGGAGTGGACCGGCCGTCCTCCGGCCAGGTCGTCATTGATGGTACTCCCATATATGATCTGAATGAGACGAAAATGGCTATTTTCAGGAGAAGGCAGATAGGTCTGATTTATCAGTTCTACAATCTGCTGCCGGTTCTGAACGTCAGAGAGAATCTGACTCTTCCGCTTCTTTTAGACGGTCAGAAGCCAGATGAAAAGTATCTGAACGAGCTGACCCGGGTGCTGGGGCTGAAAGAAAGAATGAACCATCTGCCTAATCAGCTGTCCGGCGGACAGCAGCAGAGGGTATCCATTGGAAGGGCCCTCATCAACCACCCGGCTCTGGTGCTGGCGGATGAACCCACCGGAAACCTGGATTCCAAAAACAGCGCTGAGATCGTGGAGCTTTTGAAAGAGTCCAACCGGCAATATCACCAGACACTTATCATCATCACTCACGATGAGCGGATAGCGCTTCAGGCTGACCGGGTGATATCCATTGAGGACGGACGGATTTCCGGAGATCAGTGGCAGACCGGCAGGCAGAGTCAGGCCAGAGAGGCCAGCTGGCGTCAGGGGGTAAGGGCATGA
- a CDS encoding NCS2 family permease, which yields MEKLFKLKKHNTNVRTEVIAGITTFFAMAYIIFVNPNYLSATGMDFTAVMVATCLSAAVGTLLTAFVANVPFAQAPGMGLNAFFTYTICMGMGYTWQQGLTIVLISGILFLIIAISPLRGKIIASIPPCLKNAISVGIGLFITFVGLLNAGIVKCFGPEGGSYTDMGVITKGSALLAIIGLLITAILIAHKVKAAIFIGIIITTIIGIPMGVTTMPETITMSHIGNLSLTMFQFDFGGLMAMGILPLITAVISFAIVDCFDTVGTLLGTAGNAGMLDKDGNLPGGDRALIADAVATIFGACVGTSTVTTYVESSTGIQEGGRTGLASVVTGVLFLVCILLAPIAGIVPGAATAPALIIVGVYMMMGAVKIDWSDFETALPCFLTIAMMPFAYSISDGIGFGFISYTVIKLFRGKAKEVPVLIYILSAIFIIMYVLTLK from the coding sequence ATGGAAAAGCTTTTCAAACTGAAGAAGCATAATACCAATGTAAGAACAGAGGTTATTGCCGGTATCACCACTTTTTTTGCCATGGCGTATATTATTTTTGTGAATCCCAATTACCTGTCTGCTACAGGTATGGATTTTACAGCCGTTATGGTGGCGACATGCCTTTCAGCCGCGGTGGGTACTTTATTGACGGCGTTTGTGGCAAACGTGCCTTTCGCCCAGGCTCCCGGCATGGGGCTTAACGCATTCTTTACTTATACGATCTGCATGGGCATGGGCTATACCTGGCAGCAGGGCCTTACGATCGTGCTGATTTCTGGTATCCTGTTCCTGATCATTGCGATCTCTCCCCTGAGAGGAAAAATTATTGCATCTATCCCGCCTTGCCTGAAAAATGCGATTTCCGTCGGCATCGGCCTGTTCATCACTTTTGTCGGCCTTCTGAATGCCGGCATCGTAAAATGCTTCGGCCCGGAGGGCGGCAGCTATACGGACATGGGCGTGATCACAAAGGGTTCTGCCCTGCTGGCTATCATCGGCCTTCTGATCACAGCAATCCTGATCGCCCATAAGGTAAAAGCGGCGATTTTCATCGGAATCATCATCACAACTATCATCGGTATCCCCATGGGCGTCACCACTATGCCTGAGACGATCACCATGAGCCATATCGGTAATCTCAGCCTGACTATGTTCCAGTTCGATTTCGGAGGCCTGATGGCAATGGGCATCCTTCCGCTCATCACAGCGGTGATCAGCTTCGCCATCGTAGACTGCTTCGATACAGTAGGGACCCTTTTAGGCACTGCGGGAAATGCGGGCATGCTGGATAAAGACGGCAACCTGCCCGGAGGCGACAGAGCTCTGATCGCAGATGCTGTTGCGACAATCTTCGGCGCATGTGTCGGTACTTCTACCGTTACGACTTATGTGGAGTCTTCCACAGGTATCCAGGAGGGCGGCAGGACTGGTCTTGCTTCTGTGGTGACCGGCGTACTTTTCTTAGTCTGCATTCTTCTGGCGCCCATTGCGGGTATTGTACCCGGCGCGGCGACGGCTCCTGCTCTGATAATCGTAGGAGTATATATGATGATGGGAGCGGTGAAGATTGACTGGTCTGATTTTGAGACAGCTCTTCCCTGTTTCCTGACGATTGCCATGATGCCTTTTGCATACAGCATTTCCGACGGTATTGGATTTGGATTCATTTCCTATACTGTTATCAAGCTGTTCCGCGGAAAAGCGAAAGAAGTTCCGGTATTGATCTACATTCTGTCTGCAATCTTTATCATTATGTATGTGCTGACCTTAAAATAA
- a CDS encoding ASKHA domain-containing protein, with amino-acid sequence MKHIATPICGISGVYPACKYGRSLSQKLYLELTPPSASDTMGDADRLQNALDALSLKDRSPFSEQARPFFSLPYPVLVRDYPSFRQKDWKITVTLVFTGRNWEITSIEAGDTTNFHYGLAADLGSTTVAMALMNLNTGEILAEESCFNRQISFGEDILNRIFYTRSNPEHRKELQQAAVDSLVFLMEELEKKSGISVSECPVMVIGGNTTMIHFLLNIDAFPVFMSPFAPVFNQTGFLPGRELTLPFSGLIYCLPSSANYLGGDIISGILAAGMAEDSHISLYIDIGTNGEMVIGSSEFLVAGAGAAGPALEGGISRFGMRADTGAIDSVRITDGTLVVTVIGNGPAKGICGSGIVDLLAQLLLNGWMNLQGNLLMGSSDRIVLKDEEAAVVYAWGKDSETGEDLYFSQKDIDSFLDTKAAASTMVSCLLEETGISTEDIERIYTAGSFGRYLDLESAITIGLYPDLPRERFSCVGNGSLKGACSLLADRRLMNQISHILPNIHYIQFGMAEDFVTKMRAARFFPHTDLDCYPTVKRELQKRHILPAE; translated from the coding sequence ATGAAACATATCGCAACGCCAATCTGCGGGATATCCGGAGTTTACCCCGCATGTAAATACGGCCGTTCCCTCAGCCAGAAACTATATCTGGAATTAACGCCGCCCTCCGCTTCTGACACGATGGGAGATGCCGACCGCCTGCAAAACGCCCTCGACGCGCTTTCGCTTAAAGATCGCTCCCCTTTCTCAGAACAGGCTCGCCCCTTCTTTTCCCTTCCTTATCCAGTCCTTGTCCGGGATTATCCGTCCTTCCGGCAGAAAGACTGGAAAATCACCGTAACTCTGGTGTTTACGGGCAGGAATTGGGAGATCACTTCCATTGAAGCGGGCGATACCACGAATTTCCATTATGGTCTTGCCGCAGATCTCGGCAGCACTACGGTGGCAATGGCCCTTATGAATCTGAACACGGGAGAGATTCTGGCAGAAGAAAGCTGTTTCAACCGCCAGATTTCATTTGGAGAAGACATCTTAAACCGCATCTTCTATACCAGATCAAATCCTGAGCATCGAAAAGAGCTTCAGCAGGCAGCCGTGGACAGTCTTGTCTTTCTGATGGAAGAGCTGGAAAAGAAAAGCGGCATTTCCGTATCTGAATGCCCTGTCATGGTCATCGGCGGAAATACCACTATGATTCACTTCCTTCTTAATATTGACGCTTTTCCTGTCTTTATGTCGCCCTTCGCACCGGTCTTTAATCAAACCGGCTTTCTTCCCGGCCGGGAGCTTACTCTTCCTTTTTCCGGGCTGATATACTGTCTTCCATCCTCCGCCAATTATCTGGGCGGCGATATCATCAGCGGGATTCTCGCCGCAGGGATGGCGGAAGATTCCCATATTTCCCTATATATCGATATCGGCACCAACGGAGAGATGGTCATAGGCAGCTCCGAATTTCTCGTAGCCGGCGCGGGCGCCGCCGGTCCGGCCCTGGAGGGCGGAATAAGCCGTTTCGGGATGCGCGCCGATACCGGCGCCATAGATTCCGTCAGAATCACGGACGGTACTCTCGTTGTCACCGTGATCGGAAACGGACCCGCAAAAGGCATATGCGGATCCGGCATCGTGGATCTGCTGGCCCAGCTTCTTTTAAACGGATGGATGAATCTCCAGGGAAACCTTCTCATGGGAAGCTCTGACCGTATCGTCTTAAAAGACGAAGAAGCGGCCGTGGTATACGCTTGGGGAAAGGATTCCGAAACGGGTGAGGACCTGTACTTTTCTCAAAAGGACATTGACAGTTTTCTGGACACGAAGGCCGCCGCCAGCACAATGGTCTCCTGTCTGCTGGAAGAAACCGGCATTTCCACAGAAGATATAGAACGTATCTATACGGCCGGTTCCTTCGGCAGATATCTGGACCTGGAGTCCGCTATTACCATCGGGCTTTATCCGGATCTTCCAAGGGAGCGTTTCTCCTGTGTCGGAAACGGGTCATTAAAAGGCGCCTGCAGTCTTCTCGCAGACAGGCGCCTTATGAATCAGATCTCTCATATTCTGCCGAACATTCATTATATCCAGTTCGGTATGGCAGAAGACTTTGTGACAAAAATGCGGGCCGCCAGATTCTTTCCCCATACAGATCTGGACTGCTATCCCACCGTGAAGCGGGAACTGCAGAAACGTCATATTCTGCCCGCAGAATAA
- a CDS encoding prepilin-type N-terminal cleavage/methylation domain-containing protein: MVAVQRKRNTKKGFTLVELIVVIVIILVLAAAVVPWIMRHITNAKKVPCQSNRRALIYDLVDALAMDEAHTVRDLQQMVDDSEIKCPEGGTYTVMCTGDPLENTDTLQIVCDKHKDSISGDGGSTPANPNAASLGLWGDFQKFAEQSSQKKNYALREAFLKEYGGQWPTLTVDGETYYIQPFYSESADSSLPMEQRTWLYATKDPGTASNWSVPYVFDPVTQEWYGATKWNGSAGGSASILAKDADTLHDTIANSTHNGTDRSTWKKVNKYQEDVPGK, encoded by the coding sequence TTGGTTGCCGTACAAAGGAAAAGAAATACTAAAAAGGGCTTCACCTTGGTGGAGCTGATCGTAGTGATCGTGATCATACTTGTCCTGGCCGCAGCCGTTGTGCCGTGGATAATGAGGCATATCACCAATGCAAAAAAAGTGCCGTGCCAGTCGAATAGGAGAGCATTGATATATGACCTGGTCGATGCGCTTGCCATGGATGAGGCGCATACTGTCCGGGATCTGCAGCAGATGGTGGATGATTCGGAGATCAAATGTCCGGAGGGAGGGACTTACACTGTGATGTGCACGGGGGATCCTCTGGAGAATACCGATACTCTGCAGATTGTCTGTGACAAGCATAAAGACAGCATTTCCGGAGACGGAGGAAGCACTCCGGCCAATCCCAATGCCGCGAGCCTGGGACTTTGGGGAGATTTCCAGAAATTTGCGGAACAGTCTTCTCAAAAAAAGAATTATGCCCTGAGAGAGGCATTTCTGAAAGAATATGGGGGCCAGTGGCCGACGCTGACTGTGGACGGAGAAACTTATTATATTCAGCCGTTTTACAGTGAGTCAGCCGATTCTTCCCTGCCGATGGAGCAGAGGACATGGCTGTACGCGACGAAAGACCCCGGCACGGCCAGCAACTGGTCGGTTCCGTATGTGTTTGACCCGGTCACTCAGGAGTGGTACGGGGCGACCAAATGGAACGGAAGTGCGGGAGGGTCAGCCAGTATCCTGGCAAAGGATGCAGATACACTCCATGATACGATTGCGAATTCCACCCATAACGGAACGGACAGATCGACATGGAAAAAAGTGAATAAATACCAGGAGGATGTACCTGGAAAGTAA
- a CDS encoding ABC transporter ATP-binding protein, whose amino-acid sequence MLRISHVSKTFNPGTVNEKQALRDINLHLEPEDFVTIIGGNGAGKSTTLNMIAGVYPIDCGTIFLDGVNISRQPEYKRAALLGRVFQDPMMGTAANMQIVENLALAHRRGRRRGLKWGVTKEEKEVFYGELKRLGLGLEDRMTSKVGLLSGGQRQALTLLMATLQKPKLLLLDEHTAALDPRTAKKVLNLTEEIIAEEKLTALMVTHNMKDAIRLGNRLVMMHEGHIIYDVRGEEKKKLTVEDLMKKFEDASGGEFANDRMILAD is encoded by the coding sequence ATGTTAAGAATCAGCCATGTGAGCAAAACCTTCAATCCTGGAACGGTAAATGAAAAGCAGGCTCTGCGTGATATCAATCTGCATCTGGAGCCTGAGGATTTTGTGACGATAATCGGAGGAAACGGAGCGGGAAAATCCACGACGCTTAATATGATCGCGGGCGTTTATCCCATAGACTGCGGGACTATCTTCCTGGATGGAGTCAATATTTCCAGACAGCCGGAATATAAGCGGGCAGCTCTTTTGGGCCGCGTATTCCAAGATCCGATGATGGGGACCGCGGCAAATATGCAGATTGTGGAGAACTTGGCTCTGGCCCACAGAAGGGGCAGGAGACGGGGACTCAAATGGGGCGTCACAAAAGAAGAAAAAGAGGTGTTTTACGGAGAGCTTAAACGCCTCGGCCTTGGTCTCGAGGACCGTATGACATCTAAGGTGGGCCTTCTATCCGGAGGACAGAGGCAGGCGCTGACTCTTTTGATGGCGACGCTGCAGAAGCCGAAGCTGCTGCTTTTGGATGAGCACACGGCTGCTCTGGATCCGAGAACGGCTAAAAAGGTGCTGAACCTGACAGAAGAGATCATCGCAGAGGAGAAGCTGACGGCGTTAATGGTGACCCATAACATGAAGGACGCCATCCGTCTGGGGAACCGGCTGGTCATGATGCATGAAGGACATATCATTTATGACGTGCGGGGAGAGGAAAAGAAGAAGCTCACCGTAGAAGACTTGATGAAGAAGTTTGAAGACGCCAGCGGCGGAGAATTTGCCAATGACCGTATGATACTGGCGGACTGA